TATTGATATTGGTGCTTATGAAAATAATGGAAGTAATCCTCCAATAGCACCACCATTATCTATTGATAAAAATGATAATAATGATATTATTGTTTCATGTTATCCAAATCCGGTAAATAATGTTTTGAATTTAAGTTTTAGTAGTAATCTTAATAGATTAAATAAAATTGAAATTTATAATATAGAAGGTAAAAAAATAAAAACTTTTACTTCAGAGAAACAAAATGTTTCTTTTGATGTATCATCATTTGATTACGGTTTATACCAAATTATTATATCAAATGAACAATCAATAAAAACATTGAATTTTTTAAAACTTTAATAAATTTAAAGGTTGTCTAATGTTTTAGCAATAGGCAACCTTTTTTTTCATTTTATGAGATTTAAGATCATATTTATTATATCATTTTTTTTAATTGTAAGTACAATTAATTCAAATGCTCAAAAGGAAGCTTCTTGGTGGTATTTTGGACAAAAATCAGGAATTCATTTTTCTAAGGATACAATTAAAGCAGATACAAACGGACAAATCTCTACAACTTATTCGTGTGCCTCAATTTCTGACAAAGATGGTAATTTATTGTTTTATACAAATGGGGACCAAGT
The nucleotide sequence above comes from Bacteroidota bacterium. Encoded proteins:
- a CDS encoding T9SS type A sorting domain-containing protein; protein product: IDIGAYENNGSNPPIAPPLSIDKNDNNDIIVSCYPNPVNNVLNLSFSSNLNRLNKIEIYNIEGKKIKTFTSEKQNVSFDVSSFDYGLYQIIISNEQSIKTLNFLKL